A window from Aliamphritea hakodatensis encodes these proteins:
- a CDS encoding trimethylamine methyltransferase family protein has translation MTDESTKARRRGRGGPRARDIMRAKRSAPPTINPCPPGPAGGQYKPLSDEQIETIYQSALRILEEIGMGESPQVLIDQACSKGAFVSESGRLCFPKSMVEEQIAGACKSFTYYGRNPKHDFTVGGDSVYFGTGGAAVQTLDIDSGEYRPSTLNDLYDFTRLMDTLNNVSWFTRCCVATDVPDNYDLDVNTAYALLVGTEKPVGTSFTLAEHVDPIIDMFDIALGGEGKFRERPFCKAHISPVISPLRYGEDAVDVALACMRRGVPINNIVAAQSGATSPATLAGMLSSTLAETLAALIMVNVFEPGYPMIFSNWPLVIDLRTGSFCGGGGEITLLNAASAQLSNYLGLPSGAASSMSDAKAVDAQMGLEKALSAVSVGLSGCNMVYESAGMTASLLGASFESFLIDDEMISHVYRVLRGVEVTEETLGFEAIREAVSGEGHFLGGEHTLAAMQRDYFYPSDMSDRQEPRTWQEMGGQDMWQRANLKAKQILAEHRPNYLDSATDAAIRAKYNIQLTL, from the coding sequence ATGACTGATGAATCAACTAAAGCAAGACGCCGGGGCCGGGGAGGCCCCCGTGCCCGGGACATTATGCGGGCGAAACGCAGCGCGCCACCGACCATTAACCCGTGCCCGCCAGGGCCGGCCGGGGGGCAGTATAAGCCGCTGAGCGATGAGCAGATTGAAACTATCTATCAGAGTGCCCTGAGAATCCTGGAAGAGATAGGTATGGGGGAATCGCCACAGGTACTGATTGATCAGGCCTGTAGTAAAGGTGCCTTCGTCAGTGAATCCGGGCGGCTGTGTTTCCCTAAAAGCATGGTGGAAGAACAGATCGCCGGTGCCTGTAAAAGCTTTACCTACTACGGGCGCAATCCGAAACATGATTTCACAGTGGGTGGCGACAGCGTGTATTTCGGTACCGGCGGTGCTGCAGTACAGACGCTGGATATCGACAGCGGAGAATACCGCCCGTCGACCCTGAATGATCTGTACGATTTTACCCGGCTGATGGATACCCTGAACAACGTCAGTTGGTTTACCCGCTGCTGTGTGGCAACGGATGTACCGGATAATTATGATCTGGATGTAAACACTGCCTATGCACTGCTGGTGGGAACAGAAAAACCGGTGGGTACCAGCTTTACGCTGGCGGAGCATGTTGATCCGATTATCGATATGTTTGATATAGCACTGGGCGGGGAAGGTAAATTCCGTGAGCGGCCATTCTGCAAAGCGCATATCAGCCCGGTGATTTCACCCCTGCGCTACGGGGAAGACGCGGTAGATGTCGCACTGGCCTGCATGCGCAGAGGCGTGCCGATCAACAACATTGTTGCCGCACAGTCCGGTGCCACCTCACCGGCGACGCTGGCAGGGATGCTCAGTTCAACGCTGGCAGAAACGCTGGCGGCGCTGATCATGGTGAATGTGTTTGAGCCGGGTTACCCGATGATCTTTTCGAACTGGCCGCTGGTGATTGATCTGCGCACCGGCTCGTTCTGTGGTGGCGGAGGGGAGATTACCTTACTGAATGCGGCTTCGGCTCAGCTATCAAACTATCTGGGGCTACCCTCCGGGGCGGCGTCCAGTATGAGCGACGCCAAGGCGGTTGATGCCCAGATGGGGCTGGAAAAGGCGCTGTCGGCGGTATCGGTTGGGTTATCCGGTTGCAATATGGTGTATGAATCGGCGGGTATGACCGCCAGCTTGCTGGGGGCGTCATTCGAATCATTTCTGATTGATGATGAAATGATCTCCCATGTTTACCGGGTGCTGCGCGGCGTGGAAGTCACCGAGGAAACTCTGGGATTTGAAGCGATCCGTGAGGCTGTCAGTGGTGAAGGGCATTTTCTTGGCGGAGAACACACGCTGGCTGCCATGCAGCGTGATTACTTCTATCCCAGCGATATGTCAGACCGGCAGGAGCCGCGTACCTGGCAGGAGATGGGCGGGCAGGATATGTGGCAGCGGGCCAACCTGAAAGCGAAGCAGATTCTGGCCGAACACCGGCCTAATTATCTGGATTCCGCAACCGATGCGGCTATCAGGGCTAAATACAATATTCAGCTGACCCTGTGA
- a CDS encoding PQQ-dependent sugar dehydrogenase, which produces MPIRTCYLILTSVLLLSLSTLTVSQPRFEITEITDQLDSPWALAELPDGQLLITERRGRLIRINADQVHRITGIPDVLDVGQGGLLDIKLHPRFSENSWLYLSYAQGTRGNNRLRLMRAKLAGNALTEQQVIFSARPDKSGGLHYAGRIAFLPDNSLLLSIGDGYRYMDQAQDKKSLLGKIIRLDENGKVPADNPFVNSPNSAAEVYSYGHRNPQGLIYDPVRQQIFSNEHGPKGGDEINIIQPGNNYGWPVITYGVDYSGLSITPYRERPGMEQPLVDWTPSIAPSSITVYYGNMFPELQGDLLSTTLKARHLRHVEMNGNKPVAEHELLGELNERLRFIHTAMDGSIYLLTDSGKLLHLTSTE; this is translated from the coding sequence ATGCCTATTCGCACCTGTTATCTGATACTGACCTCTGTCCTGCTGCTGAGTCTCAGTACGCTTACTGTCAGCCAGCCACGCTTCGAGATCACAGAAATTACGGATCAGCTGGACAGCCCGTGGGCACTGGCGGAATTACCGGACGGACAACTGTTAATCACTGAACGCCGCGGCAGACTCATCCGTATCAATGCGGATCAGGTTCACCGGATTACCGGTATTCCTGATGTGCTGGATGTCGGCCAGGGCGGTTTACTGGATATTAAACTTCACCCCCGTTTTAGCGAAAACAGCTGGCTCTATCTCAGTTATGCACAGGGGACGCGGGGCAATAACCGGTTACGTCTGATGCGGGCAAAACTGGCAGGCAATGCGTTAACAGAACAACAGGTTATTTTCAGTGCCCGTCCGGATAAAAGCGGCGGCCTGCACTATGCCGGACGCATTGCATTCCTGCCGGATAACTCCCTGCTGCTGAGTATCGGGGACGGTTACCGGTATATGGATCAGGCGCAGGACAAAAAAAGCTTACTGGGTAAAATTATCCGGCTGGATGAAAACGGTAAGGTTCCCGCTGATAATCCCTTCGTCAACAGCCCCAACAGTGCCGCAGAAGTCTATTCCTATGGCCATCGCAACCCCCAGGGGCTGATTTATGATCCGGTACGCCAACAGATATTTTCCAACGAACACGGCCCTAAAGGCGGCGACGAGATCAATATTATTCAGCCGGGAAACAATTATGGCTGGCCGGTGATCACCTACGGCGTAGATTACTCCGGGCTGAGTATTACTCCTTACCGTGAACGGCCCGGTATGGAGCAGCCACTGGTGGACTGGACACCGTCCATCGCCCCCTCCTCTATCACCGTGTATTACGGCAACATGTTCCCGGAACTGCAGGGGGATTTGCTCAGTACCACCCTCAAAGCCCGACATCTGCGCCACGTAGAGATGAATGGCAATAAACCGGTTGCGGAACATGAGTTGCTCGGTGAGCTGAACGAACGGTTACGGTTTATCCACACGGCAATGGACGGCAGCATTTACCTGCTGACAGACAGCGGTAAGCTGCTGCACCTTACTTCTACTGAATAG
- a CDS encoding group II truncated hemoglobin, which produces MQQDVPQYGVEDASFRAAGGQEGIFRLVDEFYVQMDTLEEARTIRAMHPEDISGSADKLARFLCGWLGGPKLYREKYGSIHIPQAHKPFDIGCDERDAWLLCMRKALEQQPYEDGFKTYLLEQLWRPAERSRTRD; this is translated from the coding sequence ATGCAACAAGATGTACCGCAATACGGTGTGGAAGACGCCTCTTTCCGGGCTGCCGGAGGGCAGGAGGGTATTTTCCGGCTGGTGGATGAGTTTTATGTGCAGATGGATACGCTGGAAGAAGCCCGGACGATCCGTGCTATGCACCCAGAGGACATCAGCGGCTCTGCCGATAAACTGGCACGCTTTTTATGCGGCTGGCTGGGTGGGCCGAAGTTATACCGGGAGAAATACGGTTCGATTCACATCCCCCAGGCCCATAAGCCTTTTGATATAGGCTGTGACGAGCGGGATGCCTGGCTGCTGTGTATGCGCAAAGCACTGGAACAACAACCCTATGAAGACGGGTTCAAAACCTATCTGCTGGAGCAGCTATGGCGGCCGGCGGAGCGCAGCCGCACCCGCGATTAA
- a CDS encoding CZB domain-containing protein, translated as MSLRNLDGNGNQALTFSIGDSLYGINVGNILSFSDTFSDIQYSGGREAEGFLGYLDFRNTLVPVFECATSLGHRRERDDLMNLVDEIANYQKAHVDWVAALEQSITSGEPFTRARNPRMCDFGKWYYSFETKDESLRSLLDKIEEPHERIHSMADILLDMVAAGEAEEAVAKLRIEKQTTLRVLLRTLDHISEFLKNGVHPVVLHLTREGQNTWFSLVLDNIGDVIDYNSETMEAVNRENSREPLEGFIRDPSGLSFMLLSLDKLHQQLSSQEANAEAEAPAA; from the coding sequence ATGTCATTACGAAACCTGGACGGCAATGGAAATCAGGCGCTGACGTTTAGCATTGGCGATAGCCTGTATGGCATTAATGTAGGCAACATTCTCAGCTTTTCTGATACTTTCAGCGACATCCAGTATTCGGGCGGCCGGGAAGCCGAAGGATTTCTGGGATATCTGGATTTTCGCAACACCTTAGTTCCGGTATTTGAGTGCGCAACCTCTCTGGGGCACCGGCGTGAACGGGATGACCTGATGAATCTGGTTGATGAAATTGCCAACTATCAGAAGGCCCACGTTGACTGGGTTGCCGCACTGGAACAGTCGATCACGTCCGGCGAGCCTTTTACCAGGGCACGAAATCCCAGAATGTGTGATTTCGGCAAGTGGTATTACAGCTTCGAAACCAAGGATGAAAGCCTGCGTTCCCTACTGGATAAGATTGAAGAACCCCACGAACGTATTCATTCCATGGCGGATATTCTGCTGGACATGGTTGCAGCCGGTGAGGCTGAAGAAGCGGTGGCGAAACTGCGGATTGAAAAACAGACCACCCTGCGGGTGCTGCTGCGCACGCTGGATCATATCAGCGAGTTTCTGAAGAATGGCGTGCATCCGGTCGTACTGCACCTTACCCGGGAAGGGCAGAATACCTGGTTTTCACTGGTGCTGGATAATATCGGTGATGTCATTGATTACAACTCTGAAACCATGGAAGCTGTTAACCGGGAAAACAGCCGGGAACCGCTGGAAGGCTTCATTCGCGACCCGTCCGGTTTAAGTTTTATGCTGTTGTCACTGGATAAACTGCATCAGCAACTGAGCAGTCAGGAAGCGAATGCAGAGGCCGAGGCACCGGCTGCCTGA
- a CDS encoding LysR family transcriptional regulator, with protein MRFELRHIKYFKALAEELHFRRTAELLGVAQPALSRTIKHLENELEVQLFERNNRNVKLTEAGKIFLEGCIELINSIETTIENTRQVSRGKQGILRIGYTDFAIAGVLPEILTRFRDEYPGIVLQPNHSVTTRQLSMLETDQLDVGFITGQVCHPGFNSCEVQRESYVCLVYEAHPLAECGSISLQELADEDFILGPYKDWKYFYDYLTPLCHKAGFVPNIIQEAFNSAGILGLVACGMGITILTENTYYYANKGIVALELNNVTEQLVTSAIWLPTSGEGPKQTFISSLQETYLTTEKF; from the coding sequence ATGAGATTTGAACTTCGTCACATAAAATATTTCAAAGCACTTGCTGAAGAACTGCATTTTCGCCGTACTGCCGAGCTTTTAGGCGTAGCCCAGCCAGCATTAAGCCGCACCATAAAACATCTGGAAAATGAGCTGGAAGTACAATTATTCGAACGGAATAACCGGAATGTAAAACTTACCGAAGCAGGAAAAATATTTTTAGAAGGCTGCATTGAACTGATCAATTCAATAGAGACAACGATCGAAAATACCCGTCAGGTTAGCCGTGGTAAACAAGGCATATTACGCATTGGGTATACTGACTTCGCCATTGCTGGCGTATTGCCAGAAATTCTCACCCGCTTTCGCGATGAATATCCGGGTATAGTGCTGCAGCCTAATCACAGCGTAACTACCCGACAATTATCCATGCTTGAAACTGACCAACTTGATGTAGGCTTTATAACCGGGCAGGTATGTCACCCGGGTTTTAACAGCTGTGAGGTACAGCGTGAGTCATATGTTTGTCTGGTATACGAAGCACACCCTTTAGCTGAATGCGGAAGCATCAGCCTTCAGGAACTGGCAGATGAAGACTTTATTCTCGGGCCTTACAAGGACTGGAAGTACTTTTACGATTACCTGACGCCACTCTGCCATAAAGCAGGATTTGTACCCAATATAATCCAGGAAGCTTTTAACTCTGCTGGCATTCTGGGTCTTGTAGCATGTGGAATGGGCATAACCATTTTAACGGAAAATACATATTACTATGCCAATAAAGGCATTGTAGCACTTGAGCTGAACAACGTTACTGAACAACTGGTTACGTCGGCAATCTGGTTACCAACCAGTGGAGAAGGCCCCAAACAAACCTTTATCAGTTCATTACAGGAAACCTATCTCACAACTGAAAAATTTTGA
- a CDS encoding TRAP transporter substrate-binding protein, with amino-acid sequence MFSLLKICRAAATLTLMMSVQLISAQSIAANVTINLGYAAPDTSTYGVLAAKFEELAEEYSGGSIDVKVRCCGQLMGEDEAFKALQLGTVDMHIITGNNVSPHFPLMDAFVLPYIFKNKQHAYAVLEGDVGAEFSRRLKAATGVELLTFGFVGDRDFYNSRNPITSMKDMQGLKVRVPKNQVMIDTFTEFGASPIPLPWADTPTALQTGTVEGADNGTSFIKAQKFYEIMPHFTVLEHFSYFSPLFASTRIMNKLNGEQQAAVRRAAKDAGLYQKQEMSSRIAGIREFLTTAGGMKTAGFDRADFIAAGQRVQDRYATEKGEEFTAFVQSIRDTAAP; translated from the coding sequence ATGTTTTCACTTCTCAAAATCTGCCGTGCTGCAGCAACGCTGACATTAATGATGTCGGTGCAATTGATTTCAGCGCAAAGCATCGCAGCAAACGTCACTATTAATCTGGGGTATGCGGCTCCTGATACAAGTACTTACGGTGTGCTGGCCGCCAAATTTGAAGAGTTGGCGGAGGAATACTCCGGTGGCAGTATTGACGTAAAAGTACGCTGTTGTGGACAGCTGATGGGTGAGGATGAAGCCTTCAAAGCGCTGCAATTAGGTACCGTTGATATGCATATCATCACCGGGAACAACGTCTCCCCCCACTTTCCGTTAATGGATGCCTTTGTCCTGCCTTACATTTTTAAGAATAAACAACATGCTTATGCAGTCCTTGAAGGGGATGTGGGCGCTGAATTTTCCCGACGTTTAAAAGCTGCTACCGGGGTTGAACTGCTGACCTTTGGATTTGTCGGTGACAGGGATTTCTATAATTCGCGTAACCCTATTACCTCGATGAAAGACATGCAGGGTCTCAAAGTGCGGGTACCGAAGAATCAGGTGATGATCGACACCTTTACTGAATTTGGTGCTTCACCAATTCCACTGCCATGGGCAGATACACCCACTGCCCTGCAAACCGGAACGGTTGAAGGTGCAGATAACGGTACTTCCTTCATAAAAGCGCAAAAATTCTATGAAATTATGCCGCATTTTACAGTGTTAGAGCACTTTTCGTACTTTTCACCTTTATTCGCCAGTACCCGCATTATGAACAAACTTAACGGCGAACAGCAGGCTGCTGTGCGTCGTGCAGCAAAAGATGCCGGCCTGTATCAGAAGCAGGAAATGAGTAGCCGTATTGCAGGCATCCGAGAATTCCTGACAACTGCAGGGGGGATGAAAACTGCTGGATTTGACCGGGCTGACTTCATTGCTGCCGGTCAGCGGGTTCAGGACCGGTATGCCACGGAAAAAGGTGAGGAATTTACTGCTTTCGTACAGTCCATTCGTGACACGGCGGCTCCTTAA
- a CDS encoding TRAP transporter small permease produces the protein MLKKLDKYFEEAICTFCLCVVVGSVLMQVVLRIFFSSAAVWAEETAVYGMIFAVYFGACMAVRDRGHIRITLVVNRLPRRWQVASVVLADLLWAGFIVFMVVQTVTYSQLLFNVTYQTPGLGIEQRWVQVVIPIAFSLMLFRILQVYWCWGTNHWKGLPL, from the coding sequence ATGCTTAAAAAACTCGATAAATATTTTGAAGAAGCTATCTGTACCTTCTGCCTGTGTGTGGTTGTCGGTTCTGTATTAATGCAGGTTGTACTGCGTATCTTCTTTTCTTCAGCGGCGGTCTGGGCTGAAGAAACGGCTGTTTACGGCATGATTTTCGCCGTTTATTTTGGTGCCTGTATGGCGGTTCGTGACCGGGGACATATTCGTATTACTCTGGTGGTGAACCGGCTTCCCAGACGTTGGCAGGTAGCCTCTGTTGTGCTGGCCGATCTTCTCTGGGCTGGATTCATCGTCTTTATGGTCGTGCAGACCGTTACCTATTCACAACTCTTGTTTAACGTGACTTATCAGACGCCGGGTCTGGGTATTGAACAGCGTTGGGTGCAGGTTGTTATTCCAATTGCTTTCAGTCTGATGTTATTTCGGATTTTGCAGGTTTACTGGTGTTGGGGCACGAATCACTGGAAGGGATTACCGCTGTGA
- a CDS encoding TRAP transporter large permease: MLGHESLEGITAVNGPVIMALVFVLTMAVGVPVPFAAGIATVAGLLIADIPLTLMAQAAWTAFEPFPLVTIPLFILAGQLMEHGGMSEKLVAIAQRLVGAYKGGLGLVTVVACMFFAALSGSGPATTAAIGSITIPAMQKEGYQSRFAGAIAAAAGALGSMIPPSNLLIIFALVTDVSIPRLFLAGIVPGLILGLMLMLVVFIISVRHNYGGSAKAFRWGPLLEALWEGRWAVFAPIIILGGIYAGLFTPSEAAAVAVAYGLLVGLFIYRGLTFAKLLQSFKFTAIVIGTVLFILGSTKAFGQLVTIFDIPASILDLFQGLAEHPWLVMLLIGLLYIVVGMWLESIPQIIIFTAVFFPLVTSLGVDPVVFGIFTVMTCEIGFLTPPIGVNLFVAARISKISIEEISVGVLPLLIPYILMIFMLVFFSDWVTFLPDFIYGERL, translated from the coding sequence GTGTTGGGGCACGAATCACTGGAAGGGATTACCGCTGTGAACGGTCCTGTGATTATGGCGCTGGTTTTCGTGCTGACGATGGCCGTTGGCGTGCCGGTACCTTTTGCCGCAGGTATTGCAACCGTGGCCGGGTTATTAATTGCTGATATTCCCTTAACCTTAATGGCGCAGGCGGCCTGGACCGCTTTTGAGCCATTCCCCTTGGTGACAATTCCCTTGTTTATTCTGGCCGGGCAGTTGATGGAACACGGCGGTATGTCGGAAAAGCTGGTGGCTATAGCCCAGCGTTTGGTCGGTGCTTATAAAGGTGGGCTGGGTCTGGTAACCGTTGTTGCCTGTATGTTCTTTGCCGCACTGTCTGGATCTGGTCCGGCGACAACGGCAGCAATCGGCTCGATTACTATTCCCGCCATGCAAAAAGAAGGTTATCAGTCACGGTTTGCCGGTGCGATAGCCGCTGCGGCAGGGGCGTTAGGAAGTATGATTCCTCCCTCTAACCTGTTGATTATTTTTGCTCTGGTGACGGATGTTTCTATTCCACGGTTGTTTCTTGCCGGCATTGTGCCCGGTTTGATACTGGGCCTGATGCTGATGCTGGTGGTGTTTATCATTTCAGTGCGGCATAACTATGGAGGCAGCGCAAAAGCGTTCCGCTGGGGGCCGCTACTGGAAGCGTTGTGGGAAGGGAGGTGGGCTGTTTTTGCGCCGATTATAATTCTGGGCGGTATTTATGCCGGTTTATTTACACCTTCTGAAGCGGCCGCAGTGGCGGTGGCTTATGGCTTGCTTGTCGGCCTTTTTATTTATCGAGGCCTGACGTTTGCAAAGCTTTTGCAGTCTTTTAAGTTTACTGCAATCGTAATTGGTACCGTATTATTTATCCTCGGATCGACAAAAGCCTTCGGTCAGTTAGTGACCATTTTTGATATTCCAGCGTCGATTCTTGACCTGTTTCAGGGGCTTGCTGAACATCCATGGCTGGTCATGTTGCTGATCGGCCTGTTGTATATTGTGGTCGGTATGTGGCTGGAAAGCATACCGCAAATCATTATTTTCACTGCAGTATTTTTCCCGCTGGTAACCAGCTTAGGGGTTGACCCGGTTGTGTTCGGTATCTTTACCGTAATGACCTGTGAAATTGGCTTCTTAACCCCGCCTATCGGGGTCAATCTGTTTGTGGCAGCAAGGATCAGCAAAATATCAATCGAAGAAATATCAGTAGGTGTGCTGCCGTTGCTTATTCCTTACATCCTGATGATATTCATGCTCGTATTTTTCTCTGACTGGGTGACTTTTTTGCCAGATTTTATTTATGGCGAACGACTTTGA
- a CDS encoding N,N-dimethylformamidase beta subunit family domain-containing protein: protein MTARLYRSVSADPNPRGPGIIEEDAQVYFDPMTISAADQPFYPGSYGCTEQRFWLEPQQELCCSAIIYPTLHKAQSQCVLACGQVALSIAGDGCVTFTVAGNSIATNVPLILRRWYKVVGKVSHDGQLSIEQQPLEKLAGECVRAQQTVAVNWPQEGVVSVAASVTDAGPDDFYNGKVEAPEIHIDGKILAGWDLARETSACQVPGLRGERLELFNFPARGMTSSAWDGSEMCWRHCPEHYAAIHFHEDDIYDFGWETDFQFEIPTGMPSGIYVMRISSAGYEDALPIYICPTLGNPGAKLLVLISTFTYSIYGNHARPDYESAWQERIQDWRGYPYNPAEYPEYGLSTYNNHRDGSGICHASHRRPLFNLRPGYITFGAAECSGLRHFQADSHLISWLHAKGIDYEVITDAELHRDGVAVLEAYPAVTTASHPEYHTREMLDALLDYRDQGGALHYLGGNGFYWRIALHRENDSLLEIRRAEDGIRAWAAEPGEYYNAFDGGYGGLWRRNGRTPQRLVGIGFTAQGEFVGGPYKRTCTDPCFDWVFEGISDQVFGDFGYSGNGAAGFELDNVGNDHHVPENITVLAQSVNAATDFMLVPEEQLTHLTNLSGAPAEDALRADMVYFEVPGGGRVFSTGSITFCGSLPWNNYENAVSRLLENVLRRHMQR from the coding sequence GTGACAGCACGGTTATACCGCTCAGTCAGCGCGGATCCGAACCCCCGGGGACCGGGCATTATCGAGGAAGATGCACAGGTATATTTTGACCCGATGACGATCAGCGCTGCTGACCAACCCTTTTATCCTGGATCCTATGGCTGCACTGAACAACGCTTTTGGTTAGAACCACAACAGGAGTTGTGCTGCAGTGCGATTATTTATCCAACGTTACACAAAGCCCAAAGCCAGTGTGTGCTAGCCTGCGGGCAGGTTGCTTTAAGTATCGCCGGTGACGGTTGTGTAACTTTTACCGTGGCAGGAAACAGCATTGCTACGAATGTGCCGTTAATTTTAAGGCGCTGGTATAAAGTTGTTGGCAAAGTCAGTCATGACGGGCAGTTAAGCATAGAGCAGCAACCGTTAGAGAAGCTGGCCGGTGAATGTGTCCGGGCGCAACAGACTGTGGCTGTTAACTGGCCACAGGAAGGTGTTGTGTCAGTTGCTGCCAGTGTAACAGATGCAGGTCCGGACGATTTCTACAATGGTAAAGTTGAAGCTCCGGAAATACATATTGATGGCAAAATTCTGGCAGGCTGGGACCTGGCAAGAGAAACGTCTGCCTGTCAGGTACCGGGTTTACGTGGAGAAAGGCTGGAGTTATTTAATTTTCCTGCCCGTGGTATGACCAGTTCAGCTTGGGACGGTTCAGAAATGTGCTGGCGACACTGCCCAGAGCATTATGCAGCGATTCATTTTCACGAAGATGATATTTATGACTTTGGTTGGGAAACGGACTTTCAGTTTGAAATACCAACCGGGATGCCCTCCGGTATCTATGTAATGCGTATTAGCAGTGCGGGTTATGAAGATGCTCTGCCCATCTATATATGTCCCACATTAGGCAACCCCGGGGCTAAGTTACTGGTTCTGATCTCTACTTTTACCTATAGCATTTATGGCAATCACGCGAGGCCTGATTACGAATCCGCCTGGCAGGAGCGTATTCAGGATTGGCGGGGGTACCCCTACAATCCGGCAGAATATCCTGAATATGGATTATCCACTTACAACAATCACCGTGACGGCTCGGGGATTTGTCATGCTTCTCACCGTCGCCCGTTATTTAACCTGCGCCCTGGGTATATTACTTTTGGAGCCGCAGAATGTTCGGGATTGAGGCATTTTCAGGCAGACAGCCACCTGATTAGCTGGTTGCATGCAAAAGGGATCGATTATGAGGTGATTACCGATGCGGAACTGCACCGTGACGGTGTGGCTGTATTAGAGGCTTATCCTGCTGTAACTACCGCAAGTCATCCTGAATACCATACCCGGGAAATGCTGGATGCTCTGTTAGATTACCGTGATCAGGGGGGAGCTCTGCACTACCTTGGCGGTAATGGTTTTTACTGGCGGATTGCTCTGCACCGTGAAAATGACAGTCTGCTTGAAATTCGCCGGGCTGAGGATGGTATTCGTGCCTGGGCGGCAGAGCCCGGCGAATATTACAATGCTTTTGATGGCGGTTATGGGGGGCTGTGGCGGCGCAATGGCCGGACACCACAACGCTTGGTAGGTATAGGTTTTACCGCTCAGGGGGAGTTTGTTGGCGGACCTTATAAACGGACATGTACAGATCCATGTTTCGACTGGGTGTTCGAAGGAATAAGCGATCAGGTTTTTGGTGACTTTGGTTACAGCGGTAACGGTGCGGCAGGGTTTGAGCTCGATAATGTAGGTAACGATCATCATGTACCGGAAAATATTACTGTGCTCGCACAGTCGGTTAACGCTGCAACCGATTTTATGCTGGTGCCTGAAGAGCAGTTAACACACCTTACCAACTTAAGCGGAGCCCCTGCTGAAGACGCTCTGCGCGCTGATATGGTGTATTTTGAAGTCCCCGGTGGTGGGCGGGTATTTTCAACAGGATCGATAACCTTTTGTGGCAGTCTGCCCTGGAATAACTATGAAAACGCAGTTTCTCGGTTATTAGAGAATGTACTACGCAGGCATATGCAGAGATAG
- a CDS encoding MAPEG family protein: MQQIYIYLLLSGALTLLLWTPYILARAAVWGIPTFLNNYPEGYPQQAPRQPLWAERAQRAHLNMVETMPAFIAVVFAAIGLQADVAAVAMWVSVFFWARLGHAAVYILGIPYLRTPVYLLSWFAILAIAASCL, encoded by the coding sequence ATGCAACAGATCTATATCTATTTACTGCTGAGCGGGGCCCTGACATTACTCTTATGGACGCCCTATATTCTGGCCCGGGCCGCCGTCTGGGGCATTCCGACATTTCTGAATAACTACCCTGAAGGATATCCACAGCAGGCGCCCCGGCAACCACTCTGGGCTGAACGGGCCCAACGGGCGCATCTGAATATGGTTGAAACCATGCCGGCATTCATTGCAGTAGTCTTTGCTGCAATTGGCCTGCAGGCAGATGTTGCTGCAGTGGCGATGTGGGTAAGTGTATTTTTCTGGGCACGGCTGGGGCACGCGGCTGTGTATATTCTGGGCATTCCTTACCTGCGCACCCCGGTCTATCTGCTGTCATGGTTTGCAATTCTGGCCATTGCTGCCAGCTGTTTATAA